Genomic segment of Salvia hispanica cultivar TCC Black 2014 chromosome 2, UniMelb_Shisp_WGS_1.0, whole genome shotgun sequence:
TACAGTCTGGAACAGTGACCCTGCTAATCATCCATATATTAACAAATTCTTTGAGGGTAGTAGCTCCAAGGTATCATTTATTGTcgtttaattttctatttcagtTTTATAACTTGCAGTGGTAAAGTTTCTTATATATCTGTTGATTTTGACAGGCCATGCTGTTTGTTGACTTCAGCAAAGACCAAGATGCTTTTGAGGGAAAGTATAAGAATGTGGCAACCCTTTACAAGGGGAAGGGCATCAGTTTCCTGTTGGGCGATGTTGACTCTGCTCAAAATGCATTCCAGGTAGGCATTTTCTCCATGTGCATATACGAATGTTTTACTTCTGTGCATTTGAATTGATCTGTTTTGACACAATGGTATTTCTATGTTTATGCATGGCAGTACTTTGGACTTAAGACGGAACAGGCACCTGTGCTCATCGTACAGCAAAATGATGGACAGAAGTATCTCGCAGCAAACGTGGAGCCTGATCAGATTGAGTCGTGGGTGAAAGATTATTCGGTACTGAAcgtgtttttagtaattacaATTTCTTGGGGTTGATTCAGATAGCTTTAACTTGCTTTGCATGTCATATTTGGAAATGTTTAGAAGTATGGGTTGCATCTTATCTGATTTTTCTTGCAATTGATAACAGGAAGGGCATGTGAAGCCATTCATAAGATCAGAACCTATTCCTGAAGTGAATGATGAACCTGTCAAAGTGGTTGTTCGTCACAGCCTTCAGGATGTTGTTTTCAACTCTGGAAAGAATGGTTTGTTCTCAAggctttttatttttgctttctCTTGTGGATTTCTCACTGTTTATGtttgtacattattattactatcaCAGAAGGGTCTTTATATCTTAAAAAATCTGCTTTCTCATTATCTTTACTACTTAGATTGAGAGCTTTAAGGTAATTCCAAGAAATTCTATAGTTTATCTCagtttacattttaaattaatttcttattaatggTGGTAGTTCTATGGTAGAACATCGTGTTAATAGTAATGTCTCCATCTTACAGTTCTACTAGAGTTTTATGCGCCTTGGTGTGGACACTGCAAGAGCCTTGCCCCAATCTTGGATGAAGTTGCCATCTCTTTCCAGAATGATCCTGATGTTCTGATTGCGAAATTTGTAAGATTTTCTTCTAATTTCTTGATTTGTAGTATTGAAAACTTGTTGTGGAAACACTTGCTTAAATTACCATCAAACTACTCAGTCGTTCCCTCCATTTGCCTAATGTGATATATATAGTTCAGATTTGTAGTATTGAAAACTCGTTGTGGTAACACTAGCTAAAATTACCATCAAACTACTCAGTCGTTCCCTCAAACTACTCAGTCGTTCCAATGTCTTGATTTGTAGTATTGAAAACTCGTTGTGGTAACTGGTAACACTTGCTAAAATTACCATCAAACTACTCAGTCGTTCCCTCCATTTTcctaatttgatatatatagtttGCAGAAACAGTTCCATTTCCTGTATAACTGTTTGTTTGATCGATTGTATATGAACTGATTCTCATAACTTAACCAAACCTTCTCATTCCTAGAATTACTTGTAATATATCTGTTATTTCAGGATGCAACTGCAAATGATGTTCCAAAAGACAAATTCGAAGTTCAAGGTTTCCCAACATTGTACTTCAGATCTGCAAATGGTAACTTGTCGCAGTACGAGGGAGATAGAACGAAGGAGGAcatcatcaatttcatcaacAGCAACCGCGATGATAAGTCTGCCAAGTCATCCTCCTCAGTTGAACCTGAATCTGAAGCAGTAGATTCTGCTAAGGATGAGCTATAAAGAGGTATGAACATTAAAACACCACTTCAAATTCTCGTATTCGATTACTCTTGGCTACTTCAACTGACAGCAGCTATTTTCCTGTGCAGGCTAGTGTCGAACGAGAGAACTTCTGCAGCGGATTTTGTTCATTACCAgttcttgtttttttctactttctaGCTCAAATAAAATCTGGTCTTGTTCCAGTTCCAATAGTAGGATTACAGTAGTAGAAAGATCCGAGGCATGTAGTTGACATCAATTATCATTATCtatatttgagttttgaaATATTGTCCCATCTTGTTATcctcaaatatatatatttgctttaaaataaaattaaatatatagataaaaaacATATAACCAGAGCAGAACAACAGCAAGAACCCTCTTTCTCCCCTCTCTCTataatcatatactatatGTAATACCTATTTTAGGCAGAATCTTCATCACTTTTGTGTGTTGTACTAACATTTTGAGCCAGCCTAGCATCTCTCTTCTTCCCCCATTCATGGATCCTCAAATGcagagcagcagcagcaatgAGGTAATGCACAGCCTGCATTGGCGTGAGAATATCGATCACCTTCTTGAGCGTGTCGAGCCTCAGCTCATCCGCCATGTGCAGTATCTCCGCCAACCCATCCTGCTTGGGGGCAAGGGCCGCGTCGACCCGGCTCTGCCCCTCGTCCCCGCCCATGCCCTCTGTCATCGCATGCGCCAGCTCCACCATGGACGCATCCGCGACCGTCTCCTGTTGCTCCGCCAGCTTCTCTGTGATCTCCTGCTCCTTCCGTATGGTCTCCTTTTGCAGCGCGTCCACCTGCTGCAGCTGAGCCGCGGACAGGTCGCTCAGGTCGTCCGACCTGAGCCCCTGCATGAGCTCGTGGAGCCTGGCCTCGAGCTGCAGCCCCGACTTGGAGTAGAGCAGGTGGAAGGCCATGCTCGGGCGCCAGCCCCCGATCCAGAGGAAGGCGTCCTCGAGGCTGCTCCGCCACGAGGGGCTCAGCATGGCGAGAATGTCCGTCTCGCCCCACCTCGCCTTGGCCACGTAGTAGTGCTCGTAATGCTGGACGACGCGCTTCACCAGGGGCCGCAGAGCCTCTTGGTCGGCCGCGTCCACCTCCTTGGAGGCGGACACGAGCTCGTCGAGATGCTGGTTCTGTTCGACGAGCCAGCACTCGAAGAACCTTTCAAAGGAGTCGCCCTCATTGATTGCATGTGTCAATTGTGTGGACGTCGACATTGGATTTGAGTAAGTGAGGAGTGAGGATTGAGGAGGGAAtgtttttatagtaaaagtttTGAAGCTGTAGATGGTTGTAATAATAATCAACGTTGTGTGGGAATCCGTGTGTAGGAGTTGAGTTCAGTGTATCTTGACATGTGAGGAGTGAATCTAGGTACAAATAGCCGTAGTTTttaggttttggttttggagattatttattatttattgatgtcatgttgttgattttgttaacCAATGAATGAGCAGTACAACTTGCAATCTCGTGCTGTCTTTAGGTCGGCTTGGATCCTCTTGCATTTGTCTGCTTGTGGATTTCAAATCTAACACTAAATCTTCAGATTTGGTAGTCTCGAGTTTGCAAACACAACTTTAAGCGAGTTTTGgaaactagaaaaaaaaaaaaaaaaataataataagtctatataaccaaattttgtacaaccaaaaattagtttattttgaaaaaaattagtttatttatacatttaattaaaacatgtggatgcatatatagtacatgaaagagtgcataatattgtggtcatatatttataatttgtgtataatttttataattttttagaaccataaatgtaattagtgcatactttaattcaaattttaaaaataatagaaagaaaatttaaaataaaaataacaaatgaggttaaaggctaataagtctttttaacttgtccacttactatatttattattttaatatataataatacataaaattattaatataatcttattttgattgtacaaaatttggttgtttatcattactaaaaaaaactcttattttGAGAGCTAAATCTTAGTACTattcaatgaaaaaaagagaaaaaaccTCACTAACAGTTAACATCATTAGTAATATCTGCGAACATAAAAATAGTCGTGATAGTAGATAATACTCTCTTCATGCCTTCATCCCACAaaatatgcactatttttttttagttcgtTCTACAAGAATATGGACTTTCTAATTTCGgaaactcttttctctttaataaGGTGAGActtattttccactaacaatattttaattactttctttctctacctctctcttactttaccaattttgcattaaaacgcGTGTTAAATccaaagtgcatattatttgcgacggagggagtacgtgTTAACACTATTAGTACTATTCATGGGAAATGGCACATCTTATTAGAGATAGAAacttatacatataaatagaTTGATTGATAGAAAAAAcatgactatttttttctagGTGGATGTGGTGTATTTTTATCAGAAAAATGCTATATCTGGTATAATGAAGAATTGTATTGGATGGATCTAATATTAGAATcttaaaaatcaaacacaatcGATTTTGCTACAAGTCTAaaattttgtcttttttcccatattattctttttctgcGGCTCTATATATAGGTaatgacattttcatctatatatatataatgtcaacttGGCCGCGGGGCATATGGGATTACATAACCACTTTTTAAACTATAAGCAATCTGACAGAATATCACATTTTACAAACATTTTTTGTTCCCTAAAGTAGATACTTCGATGCTACGCAATGTTGTATACATGaatcttaaataaaaaataaacttatcaCCTCATTCACAACCATACAGTGGACAAATTTCCTACCTGTTGCATTTTcgaattttaacaaatatttgtgttacatatacatattattgttttttattttgtaatttttggaGAGAAGtaagaaaagataaagattCTCTCACACAATCCCAAAAGAAGGGGTAACCATGTAACTGTAAGCTTATCTTCTGACGCGCTTTACTTAGTTACAAAGGCAGAATCAGTAcataaatatctaaataaaactatcaatttaaattgaagaaaCTATACAAATAAGTAGATATGAAGTTTCTAGCAGCATTCACCacctcttcatcttcatccctTTGTGATGTATTAATATGAATTAGTTTGAAGCTCCTGATATTCATCGTGTACTTCGTTAGTGATCGTGTCACATCTGCTGCGTAGATATCAAAACCTCGCTGGTTTCTGCACGTAGAATGAACAACGTTAGAATTAGAACAGATGGCTAAATCGAAAGTGCTTAAATACATGTTGTCTAAACTTTACATGTACTTGTCTGAAAAAACATTACATGAACAATTACCACACAATAAACTCGATAGACAAGGAGAACCGTGACATGGACAAAAAGAGCAAGCTTAACCTCGTTATCTCTATAATAAGTTGCAATGTATGACTTGGTGATTAAACAAAGCTCAAGATTAACAGTTGTAAAATGAATGAGCAAATAAGAATGTTCTCCACTTCTTGAAAACTAGTAGATTACctcaaataaaagaatttcacaatgctaaattatttatctaacTTCTTCGAAAGTAATTGTTACCAAATATGCCATATGTAATGAATCTTGGAAACCATTCTAGCAAAACATCAAAATCAGCTACGAAGACTACACACTGCAAAGCTACCAAGAGTATTACCTCAGAAGCGCTTATTTTTCTGCTGCGGAGGGTATCCTGTCATTCCCATTCCAGGATCTTTCCTTCTCAACTATTATAAGAGAAAATAGATACTGTTTAGGAAGAAGGAACATAAACTATCATAAACGTTCCGCACTATTATTGCCTGAACACCACAAACCTGCTGCTGTTGGTGAGCCTGGGCAGAAACACCCCGTTGCATAGGCATACCACCTGGATTGACTCCACCTCCCATACCTGCCTGTGAAGCAAGATTGTAAGCAGGGATTCCTGGAGGTTGCATCCGCTGCATGCCTACCATGGGCATCGGCCGAGGTATTGATCTATTTTGCATTGCATGGGCACCTGACATTGACCCAGACATAGTATTCCCAGAAGATACCTAATAAAAGAAAACGCAAAAAACCTCTATGAGATGAGATGAGATGGAAATTATCAAGACAAAAGCAGATCTGCTACATGGTTAATATAACCAAAAGCATTTATGCTTACATGTAACAAGCTTACTAGGCTTGACCTATTTATGCATTACTCACGACATGATTCAGTTCCTTATATATCCTTGTTTCATGATGAGCATTTCTCTTCTGCCCTGACTTCATTCAACTATTtttgtactatatattatcTGATTCTAGACAAGAATATTGATGCCTGAATCTTTTATCGAGTAGATCCAAGAAAGACTTCaggagaaaacaaaaaagtagCAGTAATTTGGTTCAACTCGATTCTGATGGTTCTCTTTTGAGTGATAAGCACCACACTACATGTGATTCAACTGCATATAGATTCCTAAGACAACTAAATTCATTGAGCCTGTACAAATATACTTTACAAGTTTCATCTTTTTCCACCTTTCTCATCCCCAATTGGTTAGttcttaaaacaaaatttctttCACCGTCATCATATCTACATTCACCTTAAGAACGGAAATTTTTTACTCTCCACACAGTTAAATTTCTTACTTAGCATTTGAGTGGTAATTTCTCCCTGGATGTTCATTTTGGCACCAAGTCCGTACAAATTTGTTTATGGGGCTAACTAGTTTCTTCCCATGGAGATCGATTTTTACTATCATATTTCAGGGTCCCACAGTTAACCCTCAATGGCTATACAcaaaaaagaaactaaaatcgTTTTCATTGTCTATCTGATCGTCAACGAAATTATTGTGGTCAATTTGGTGGCAGCGTGTTTGGTGTTGTGGAGCTGCTCAAAGTGCTCAGAATCAAGCATAGAATGGCAAAATTGTCCTAATTCTCAACAGGGGAAATTTGGAAAGGGGTGGTAAGTTGAATTTGTATTGTAGGGAAGTTGGTGGTGGCCCACTGGGAAGGAGGAAAATCTAGTGTCTAAAAGGACGGCAGGGGAGTTTAATGGGCTTCTTCCTCCGTATAGGAAGCAAGGGCAGTGGCTGTTCTAGGTGGTGGGAGGAGGTGTGGATATAGCGGGTGGGGACAGAGGGTGAAGGAGACCGAACCTTTGTACCACCTTCGTGCATTAAGAAAAAACCTCTAACACATAAGACGCAGAAAACACTGAGGCCATGTTTGGTCCTAACAgttatcaatttttgtttcaCGTTTTTTTCTAGCTATAAAGTGAAGAATATCTCTGTATTTTTGTTGCTTTCTTTGAAGAAATCATATGCAGACTAAAAGAAGATAAACGGTCCAGTCAATATCCATGGACCAAGGTTTGCTATATCGTTTTTTCGTCTGCAACTATTTTGCAGCATCCATGTTTTTGCTCGATGTTTAGAAACCCAGCTATATGGAGAAGATTTTCTCTGTAATTTTGAGGAAATTATATGCAGacgaaaaagaagataaacaATGTGGTCAATCTACATGAACCAATGTTGGCTTCCACAGGCGGTAGGTCTAATTACTTCACAGCAAAGGCTTTTTCAGGTCTTAGGTGCCAACATAAACATTACCTCCTGGGGTAAGCAGTAAGAATCGCCTCTCTGTTGGcgaattttccttttaaaaagGCGACgaaaacacatcaaaatacataaaaccAATTATACATGTCTTGTAAACTAGTTAAcgtaaaagataaaagaatgaaGTCCAACAGAAGTATTTACTGACTATGTAGGCACTGAAATATCTCATGTTTCCGTATTGTTGACCATTTCAAACATTCTGGAACTTTCTCTTGGCAGTCCAAAACCCATATTGAGATTGATAAATCCCCAACACCATGTTAAAACCATTTATTCTAGGAAGAAGAAACATGAAGCTGAAGCAGGGCGTGTTTGAGCAGCAGAGTCGTGTTGGAATTGATGTTTCTTGTATCTTATTATTGCCATTCAGTtactattttatgtttaattagttatgtAGTTAGTTAATTGGGCCTTGGCTTTGTGTTGGGATTTTCTATGCTCTGTTTAGAGTcaatttagaataaatatgGCTTTGATCCTTGCAATTATAAACATTTAGCAAATATTGGGCGAAACTACGCTTGGGAGCAGGAAGGTTCTTCTCTCTGGGGATTTACTCTAAGTCTCTAACATCAGATTTGGGGTCGTTTCTAAgtaaagtataataaattcaCCACTATTACCTGGATAGATTATTACGATTTCCAAATGACAATGAGAATACATTTTTTTCCCATATTTGTAACATAAATTTCCATGAGATACTttcatttgataaaatatcCTGAAAAGTATGAGCTATTTCCTCATcagtccgtccctgaaaagtatgaactttctaattttggaatagTTAAATAACATATTacccctacacatcattttatttacaacttataccattataTTACACTATGGAgctcactatccactaacactacttacaCTACCCTTTtatctctttctcttactttaccaattatacattaaaaccaATGCCGAACCAactgttcatacttttcagcaACAGAGATGGAGAtagtatgtattttgtttatgttttgttgACAATAACATGGGGTAAATAAACAATTCTAGACATGTGATTAGCATTTAGCTGGCAGATGATTCATATAATAAGTCTAAGCGCTGCAGCAGGTCTATCGCAAAGACATGATCAAGGCTCATTCAACTTTGCACACATTGAAAACCATATAGTACTCAGCTAGATTAGCAACAATTTTGAAGAAACATCGAATACATGTGTCAAGAAGCCAAGCATTTGAACTTACCGGTTGTGAGGGTTGGAGACTGATAGTTCCCTCAATATCAGTGCCTGTGTCCACAGGACGAGTTGGGTAATTAACAACTTTATCTCCTGGTTGTGGAGGTACCAAAGCACTGGCACAATTCAGATATCAACATTCATGTTAGAGCATAAATGTATTGTAAGGCATAAAGTGCTTAGAAAGATAACTAGAAGGTCATCCAAATTCCAGGAGGAGTATAGCCACATACTTGCATCCCGGAAAAGGTTCCATGCGAAAATACCTGCAGCCCaggaaaataagaaaactaaTTAGACTACCAGGTCTGTGAAATTGGTGACACTTCAAAACTACCAAACATAACTGTATGGATAAAGCAGAATATATCCtggtataaataaatgaagaggtttacagaaaagaaaaagtgaaagGTAGAAGGGATGAAAAATGAAGGGGAGTATGAGAAACTACTGGAATATCCATGAAGCTTTAGACAGTAACATCTAAAAAACTTGATTCTTATGATGAATCCCACAAATGCCCATAATTTTTTTGCACATCACTTATTTACCAATTCCCACTGTCCACTTGATgggggattttttttttctctgttaTCCTGCTGCTTGTGGAACATATTAAGGCTTCGTTTGGTAGAGTAGATGAGTCCAAGGAAGAAAAGTATAGGCTCAACAGCCATTTGGCAGTACAATTAAGTTAGCATGGTGGCCCTAACAGCCATTTTTTACATTAACAAACTAAATCCAGACAAGTTATTATGTACCAAGTTAACACATCTTACTTACCAAACAGGTCCTAAGTGTTAAATGCAATAGTGTTGGTTAGACTCTATAGTCAAGTTAGTGAGTTGCTAATGTTGGGCAGTACGAACGTGTACTATATCTAATGATGTGTAATTTTCTGAAACTCCTTAAAAGATTGATCATCATACTAACAGTGCCACAATTAGCAACTAGTTAATTGGAAGGACTAAGCTTCTAAGTTGGGAGATGGAATTCTAAAGTTTCTAGTCTATCAGTTAAACATGAGAAGGGTATGAGGCaaaggaattttttttctctctgaCACAGGATCATTTAGCAGGCACAATGGTCATCAATCAAGACTGGTTGAATTAAGCGATCAACTTGCATTATAGGATGGGCAACCCAAGATAGCATGGGAAAAAATGGATGACAACACAAGTCTTTCAAGAACCGGAAAAGTGTAAATCCATCAAGAATGGATGCATGGAGGACACAGATGAGCAAGCAATAACTGCTGTTCAACAAATCGGGAAATAAATTCGTAAGTACATCATAAAGAAGCCACAAACAAAGCGTATATGCAAGTGAATGTAAGATCCAAGGAAGGGGCCATATCagtaaagaaaagtaagttACATACTCATGCTCAAGAGCTTGTGTAGCTGTTATTCTTTTTCTAGGATCATACCTGTAAATAATCAAACATGGATTGCATCTGAGTCGTAAAACTAAACAATAACTGCACTAGTTACTTTAGAAACTGAgaggttttaattaatatattgacTAGACAATTCAAATACAACAAAGGGCAAAACATCCACCCAAGCAAAGAAGATAATCCATTCTGAAAGTCTAACCCCCGATCTCTAAAATAATGCCTCTCACAAGGAAACTTTAAACTCTCCTTTCTTGAAAGTTTACACTACACATTGCTACATTTCAACCTCCCCGTAGATCATCCAATTATTACTCAAAATCTTCCGAAATTGTCTTATTTCATTCAAACTAAATGGATTAGCAGAGCACACAGGCCATTACCCTCATATAAAATGCCTTCTTTTGCTTACAAGCACTTGATTTTAACTGTATATGGTCCAATTAATTGTCAATCATTGCTCAACAGCAAGTCAATGATTAATTACTATCTAAACATAAAGCAAAGAAgcataataatactatatggaAGCAAGAAATCCCAGTAGAATCTTTTAACTGAGTCTTTAATGCACTAAGCACATGCATAGTTGGAAAATTACTGAAACCAATATGTGCATGAATTTAACTACAATCACATACTCAAGCATCTTTGACAAAAGGTCATATGCTGGATTTTTTGGAGGTAGATGAACTACATTGTAAAGTCCAGCATTATTGCTGCACAggtaaaaataagtaaattaagTTAATCACATACAGTAAAAACTAGAGGCCCTCCAGCACATCAATAACAGTTGGCAGATAATCTATGAATATagaaaaaacagagcaaagaAAACTGACTATGTACGCCCTTGAATGTGTTGCAAATCAGCCTGCCAATGTGGAAGATTTACAAGTGTTGGCCACTTTTCTGGTGTGGGATGGCCTAAACCCAAAAGCATTTGTCAGCAATTATAcacataaaaattacaaaaagttGAATCATTAAAAGGCATTCTCACCTAGAACCTTGAATATTCTATCAAGTTGGTCAAGCTGcatcatcaaaacaaatttCAGAACACATAGCCAGAAAAAACACAAAGATGAATACTGAGACAAGCCGCATACCTGGTACAACACATAGCCAGAAAACACTacagaaaagataaaaatcacACCTGAAATGGGTTTGGTGTTCCTTTGACTTCTTGCCCTTGAAATAGAGGCTTCAGAGTTAAAAGCTCCGCAAAGATGCACCCGACAGCCCACATATCTTCCACATAAATCAGAAAGGCCACAAATAAGCAAATGTAATAACTATTGGTATggattttgtttcattaagGGTTTATAGAATGGAAATATGTCTAAGATAATTTGAGTTAAAAGGCCTACGcattaatatatacatatatatagagagagatgaTATCTGAATGGATATTACCTACAGCACTCGTATAGTGCTTAGCTCCAAGGAGTAACTCAGGCGCACGATACCAAATGGTAACTACAACCTACGgttcataaattaaaagataaaatgatcaAGATAGGAACTCAGGCACGCACATGAATTTGGGAATAAAAGAGGGTCTCATCCAAAAATGgcacatttcatatttttccatttttgccatatttttatcatcaaAGTGTGATGTATTACATAAAGTTCACCATCCATGTTGCTTAAAAATTCTACAAAACATGTGGAGAATAACTTAAAGTAGGACGGTCTACAAACTGCAATAACAAATAATGCCAGAAGAGGACATGGGGTTGGGAAGCATGCCTAATACTGAAATTGGGGAGGAAGACATTCTCTTACCCCATTTTCAGATAGTGGCTTTAAGGGTGCTTGGTAAATTCTTGCAAGGCCAAAATCAGCAATTTTTACAACTCCATGTTCTTCCCCATCACCCATTACCTGGTTAGCAGGAAGTCAAGAAAAATCGTTAGGAAGAGCTTGTGTCAGTATCAGTGGGAAATTGCACCATTATTAGGCACATAAGGAAATTAGAATTATATGAACATAACAAGAGGAAAATGGcaacaaaaactaataaaCGCTGCTTACCAAGATATTTGATGGCTTTAGATCCCGGTGAACAATCCAATTACtgcacaaattttttattgcaagTGTTAACTGAGGTCTATTTCAAACTTTGAATTGACAAGAAATACTGAGGAGAAAATAAACCTAACAGGATTATAACTTTGCGAAAACAAAGGGATCACATGTCATCACTATCGTACTAATTATGCAAAAGATATGAAATAACATATGCAACACCTGTGGAGATAGTTTAGACCATTAAGAAGCTGCCACAAAATTGACTTAATGGTGTATTGGTTGATTGATTGGTTGACCTTGTCCCTGTGATGTCTGATGATTTCCTGCCGTGATCCAAACGATGTCAATCATTTATGCAGCAGTCAGATTGACGGAACATAATTAAGTTCATAAAtgtatttgtcatttttatctttctttctttggGCGGCTGATGCTACTAGTTCCCAAGTTCAGACATAGAGCTCTATCTCAGCTCAAAGTGATACATGAATGAGTAAGACAGCATGCGTGCTTGCGAAAGTTATAATCGAGAAATTTACTCACATAAAGGTCGTGCTCAGCGTAGTCGAAAGCCAGATAAAGCGACATATCTGCATGATTGATGTGCACATTTGCAAGCTTTACCACATTCTCGTGAGAAATCTCCCTAAGCAACTGAAGAAAAGCACAATAACACAAACTTCAACCAGTTGGGCAATGGTGAGAGTTAtcatcaagattcaagaatAGACAAAGTCTTGATAAATGTAAAAgtaatgcataaataaaaaattcatatcctTGAATTTGAACAcagaaaaatgacaaaataagtCCGGAAAGTGAACAcatgaattagtgaaataaattCTTATTTCATGTTTCTTTGTCACTCATAAAAGAATTGGCAAAACTACATAATTGCAACATGATACATAAAGATAGGTAGAGaaagaataacaaaaaaatacacatcaaacttttaatttcttccaAAAGAAAACGATCGCCCTCATTCAATTGAACCCAAGAAGGAAAACAGAAACCCCTCCAACCAACACCGGAGTAAATAGAAACACACGCGAGTGGCAATTAAGGGCATAAACACACGAAAAGAAGGCAAGGAAGATTGAATTTTGACCATGATTTCCCGAATTGCGGTGGGAGAGACGCCGTCTCCATCCTTGGACTGCTTGAATTTCTTGATGGCTATGGATTTGGAGCGGTTGGACTTTATCTTGGCCAAGAAAACGAGTCCATAGGTCCCTTCCCCGATTTTACCGATCACGTCGTACTGCTCCAGCCACTCCGGCTTGCTACTGCTGTTGCTTCCCGAATTGCTCAGCCTTCCGTCCCCCATTCGATTAATTTTCCGAATTTTGTTGCGATGTGCTTCACCACCTCAAATTGAAACTAGTGGGGAACAATCATCTCCGATCGAAGCTTTGACAATGGCCGGAA
This window contains:
- the LOC125208681 gene encoding protein DOG1-like 3, which gives rise to MSTSTQLTHAINEGDSFERFFECWLVEQNQHLDELVSASKEVDAADQEALRPLVKRVVQHYEHYYVAKARWGETDILAMLSPSWRSSLEDAFLWIGGWRPSMAFHLLYSKSGLQLEARLHELMQGLRSDDLSDLSAAQLQQVDALQKETIRKEQEITEKLAEQQETVADASMVELAHAMTEGMGGDEGQSRVDAALAPKQDGLAEILHMADELRLDTLKKVIDILTPMQAVHYLIAAAALHLRIHEWGKKRDARLAQNVSTTHKSDEDSA
- the LOC125208680 gene encoding cyclin-dependent kinase E-1, whose amino-acid sequence is MGDGRLSNSGSNSSSKPEWLEQYDVIGKIGEGTYGLVFLAKIKSNRSKSIAIKKFKQSKDGDGVSPTAIREIMLLREISHENVVKLANVHINHADMSLYLAFDYAEHDLYEIIRHHRDKVNQSINQYTIKSILWQLLNGLNYLHSNWIVHRDLKPSNILVMGDGEEHGVVKIADFGLARIYQAPLKPLSENGVVVTIWYRAPELLLGAKHYTSAVDMWAVGCIFAELLTLKPLFQGQEVKGTPNPFQLDQLDRIFKVLGHPTPEKWPTLVNLPHWQADLQHIQGRTYNNAGLYNVVHLPPKNPAYDLLSKMLEYDPRKRITATQALEHEYFRMEPFPGCNALVPPQPGDKVVNYPTRPVDTGTDIEGTISLQPSQPVSSGNTMSGSMSGAHAMQNRSIPRPMPMVGMQRMQPPGIPAYNLASQAGMGGGVNPGGMPMQRGVSAQAHQQQQLRRKDPGMGMTGYPPQQKNKRF
- the LOC125208679 gene encoding protein disulfide-isomerase-like → MMSRVWCLLLLASVALVASPATATEEVEKVLTLDHSNLTDVVSKHDFIVVEFYAPWCGHCKSLAPEYEKAASVLSTHEPAIVLAKVDANEEANKELATEYQIQGFPTLKIIRNGGKNVQDYNGPREADGIVEYLKKQAGPASTEIKSAEDASSVIDEKKIFIVGVFPKFSGEEYENFKALAEKLRGDYDFGHTLDAKLISRGESVSKPTLRLLKPFDELVVDSQDFNIEALEKFIAASTVPTVTVWNSDPANHPYINKFFEGSSSKAMLFVDFSKDQDAFEGKYKNVATLYKGKGISFLLGDVDSAQNAFQYFGLKTEQAPVLIVQQNDGQKYLAANVEPDQIESWVKDYSEGHVKPFIRSEPIPEVNDEPVKVVVRHSLQDVVFNSGKNVLLEFYAPWCGHCKSLAPILDEVAISFQNDPDVLIAKFDATANDVPKDKFEVQGFPTLYFRSANGNLSQYEGDRTKEDIINFINSNRDDKSAKSSSSVEPESEAVDSAKDEL